A window of the Podospora bellae-mahoneyi strain CBS 112042 chromosome 6, whole genome shotgun sequence genome harbors these coding sequences:
- a CDS encoding hypothetical protein (EggNog:ENOG503P102; COG:G), which yields MILAVNYLGKLNPSGVDMADHEHSTMGSGGPVSPGPSVDAAATIMPSYSRPFSCPTKERELGESHSTNPFASFANSMNTFKFVAILSAFFRSLKPASVFGRYRIIFGRTSRILAAMAGFAVTCVALWTAICAMEDSRKALRLAEWTAKKEFLEFCQTSNFKQTSCQTVKTASLDPPPTPWIVSRMYRREIDVSAGYSQDFGAVLVGFPFTILWWAIFSRKVRRIIQHRYLSRHPRKSRELGLLAESMKMERPRQGSHSILSPEERPLVPPPISFGTGMAADFDFSSPLSAPQLDLGLSTGLERYSRAEAARRKRLRTAQSPAEYQFDEAIHSVYPVDVTRFIEQELKSDLDTHNLPFCWKCEPQHIDQDGKLIIPDLAEDMLCSSTPGESPLFCHDCGDSLSPWLNTEDSEEESHQPVVVNLRQVMQECFDRLDEIEVYCWECEVNGPNSSRKFAATGSERIFSNRCGLSCYGCGDELPAMVKEDGRVEFPSGINLRKRRPYLLSKRHLEEVAE from the exons ATGATCTTAGCAGTAAATTACCTAGGCAAACTGAATCCATCAGGTGTCGATATGGCCGATCACGAGCATTCAACCATGGGTAGTGGAGGACCTGTTTCACCTGGTCCATCTGTTGATGCAGCAGCGACGATAATGCCGAGCTATTCTAGACCATTCTCTTGCCCTACGAAGGAGAGGGAATTGGGAGAATCACATTCAACCAACCCATTCGCGAGTTTTGCAAACTCCATGAATACATTCAAGTTTGTGGCAATTCTCAGCGCGTTTTTCCGAAGTCTAAAACCTGCATCTGTCTTTGGAAGATACAGGATCATTTTTGGTAGAACCAGCCGAATCCTGGCTGCAATGGCCGGTTTTGCTGTGACCTGCGTAGCACTATGGACAGCGATTTGTGCGATGGAGGATAGCCGAAAGGCTTTAAGGTTGGCTGAGTGGACGGCGAAGAAAGAGTTCTTGGAGTTTTGCCAGACA AGCAATTTCAAGCAGACCAGTTGCCAGACAGTCAAAACGGCTTCTCTCGATCCGCCACCAACGCCGTGGATTGTTTCGCGCATGTATCGACGAGAAATTGATGTCAGCGCGGGGTACTCCCAGGATTTCGGCGCCGTACTTGTTGGCTTTCCCTTCACTATTCTTTGGTGGGCAATATTCAGCAGAAAGGTGCGGAGGATCATACAGCATCGATATCTCTCCCGCCACCCTAGGAAAAGCCGGGAACTTGGGTTACTCGCCGAGAGTATGAAAATGGAGAGGCCACGACAGGGGTCTCATTCCATTCTTTCACCGGAAGAAAGGCCACTTGTTCCCCCGCCAATATCTTTTGGTACCGGAATGGCTGCCGATTTTGATTTCAGCTCTCCCTTATCAGCGCCGCAATTGGACTTGGGATTGTCGACAGGATTGGAAAGATATTCGAGAGCGGAAGCAGCCAGGCGCAAGAGATTGAGAACCGCGCAATCTCCAGCCGAGTATCAATTTGACGAGGCAATACACTCGGTGTACCCCGTGGACGTGACGAGATTTATTGAACAAGAGCTAAAGAGCGATTTGGACACTCATAATCTGCCCTTTTGCTGGAAGTGCGAGCCGCAACACATTGACCAAGATGGGAAGCTAATAATACCAGATCTGGCTGAAGACATGTTATGTAGTTCGACACCTGGAGAAAGTCCTTTATTCTGTCACGACTGTGGCGACTCCCTTTCGCCATGGTTGAACACGGAAGATTCCGAAGAAGAATCACACCAGCCTGTGGTTGTAAATCTTCGCCAAGTCATGCAGGAATGCTTTGACCGATTGGATGAAATTGAGGTGTATTGCTGGGAGTGTGAGGTCAATGGGCCCAATTCGTCTCGAAAATTTGCAGCCACTGGTTCTGAAAGGATATTTTCAAACAGGTGCGGGCTTTCATGTTATGGGTGTGGAGATGAGCTTCCGGCAatggtgaaggaggatggaAGGGTGGAATTCCCAAGCGGGATCAACTTGCGCAAAAGGCGACCCTACTTGCTCTCGAAACGACACCTTGAGGAAGTGGCCGAATAG